In Streptomyces thermolilacinus SPC6, a single genomic region encodes these proteins:
- a CDS encoding sensor histidine kinase, translating to MTALTRHRPEPAPGGVFHHPALFYGTDEEYLAGVGGFIGEGAADGAPLLVAVPGPRLDLLRDTYRAQEGITWVDMRDAGRNPGRILSMLQEFADRAGDRAPAIVGEPIWVGRTPAETREATRHEALINLAFAHRHATILCPYDTALPGDVLTQARRTHPVVGDADAYRPSPEHTDAHEVARDCDTPLPEPDDPIVMPYGTEDLARVRDTTDQWAEAAGMSAQRRTDLLLAVTEATSNSVRHGGGRGTLRLWRTADALVAETSDGGRFTDPLVGRRRPDPFSPHGGRGVWMMHQLADLVEIRASAQGLVLRLHMAV from the coding sequence ATGACCGCACTGACACGGCACCGGCCCGAGCCCGCCCCCGGGGGTGTCTTCCACCACCCCGCCCTGTTCTACGGGACCGACGAGGAGTACCTCGCGGGCGTGGGCGGCTTCATCGGCGAGGGCGCGGCCGACGGTGCCCCGCTGCTCGTCGCCGTGCCCGGCCCGCGCCTGGACCTGCTGCGCGACACGTACCGGGCGCAGGAAGGAATCACCTGGGTGGACATGCGGGACGCGGGCCGCAACCCGGGCCGCATCCTGTCCATGCTCCAGGAGTTCGCCGACCGGGCCGGGGACCGGGCCCCGGCCATCGTCGGCGAGCCGATCTGGGTCGGGCGCACCCCCGCCGAGACCCGGGAGGCCACCCGCCACGAAGCGCTGATCAACCTCGCCTTCGCCCACCGGCACGCGACGATCCTGTGCCCCTACGACACGGCGCTGCCCGGCGACGTACTGACGCAGGCCCGCCGCACGCACCCCGTCGTGGGCGACGCGGACGCCTACCGGCCCAGCCCCGAGCACACCGACGCCCACGAGGTGGCCCGCGACTGCGACACCCCGCTGCCGGAGCCCGACGACCCGATCGTCATGCCCTACGGCACCGAGGACCTGGCGCGCGTGCGGGACACGACCGACCAGTGGGCCGAGGCGGCCGGCATGTCCGCGCAGCGCCGCACCGACCTGCTGCTGGCCGTCACCGAGGCGACCAGCAACTCCGTACGGCACGGCGGCGGGCGCGGCACGCTGCGGCTGTGGCGCACCGCCGACGCCCTAGTCGCCGAGACCAGCGACGGCGGCCGGTTCACCGACCCCCTCGTCGGGCGGCGGCGCCCCGACCCGTTCTCGCCCCACGGCGGACGCGGCGTGTGGATGATGCACCAGCTCGCCGACCTGGTCGAGATCCGGGCATCCGCCCAGGGCCTGGTCCTACGCCTCCACATGGCCGTCTGA
- a CDS encoding ATP-binding protein has protein sequence MEPSPLDEDHTVPNAQRIDTTVALEGDGACIARARDLAAEFLARVQAEEGLPVSERAVHITQLVVSELVTNACKYAPGPVLMDLRITGDLVEVAVWDSDPVLPVAKAADAGRVGQHGLEIVMALVQGFETQREPVGKRVIARIPLLDDGRATPPSAL, from the coding sequence ATGGAACCATCGCCCTTGGACGAGGACCACACCGTGCCGAACGCGCAGCGCATCGACACGACGGTGGCTCTGGAGGGGGACGGGGCGTGCATCGCGCGCGCCCGTGACCTGGCCGCCGAGTTCCTGGCCCGCGTACAGGCGGAGGAGGGGCTGCCGGTGTCCGAGCGGGCCGTGCACATCACGCAGCTCGTGGTGAGCGAGCTGGTGACGAACGCCTGCAAGTACGCTCCGGGACCCGTACTGATGGACCTGCGGATCACCGGCGACCTCGTCGAGGTGGCCGTGTGGGACTCCGACCCGGTGCTGCCGGTCGCCAAGGCCGCGGACGCCGGGCGGGTGGGGCAGCACGGGCTGGAGATCGTGATGGCGCTCGTGCAGGGCTTCGAGACGCAGCGCGAACCGGTCGGCAAGCGCGTCATCGCCCGCATCCCCCTGCTGGACGACGGCCGGGCCACACCGCCGTCGGCGCTCTGA
- a CDS encoding SpoIIE family protein phosphatase: MNGADLPRAARDLDAELAETMRRTGATVGAFYLLLPDRDLLQLAVVGGVPSDIAAPWSRVALASPAPVSDAVRQRRMVWVGDHAEMTRRYPRSALALPYPLALAAVPVDGKRLWGVLLLMWPGSHPPRTTRRERSNLASSSRRLARLLDEAADAGHPLAAPDTPRVLGAGDIRRSADPQPAMAAADFAERLPEGGCALDLQGRVTYVTSKGAALLGAEPQALLGTFPWQSLPWLGDPVYEDRYRAAIISRRPVAFTACRPPDRWLDFRLYPDASGVSVRVTPAGGRGRGTWPPEPDRQGSGAPARVGQLYQLLHLAAALTETVGVQDVVDLIADQIMPAFGAQGLVLSTAESGRLRITGSRGYPPEAIERLDGLPLDTRFTPAGQALTTGVPSFFSHPEEMARIYPEAPHISGKQAWAFLPLIVSGRPVGICVLTYDRPHAFPAEERAVLTSLAGLIAQALDRARLYDAKHQLAHGLQQALLPHRLPTAPGLRVAARYLPATRGMDIGGDFYDMVRIDETRVAAVIGDVQGHNVAAAALMGQVRTAVHTHATADAAPDEVLARTNRLLVDLDPGLFTTCLYADLDLEHGRARLVSAGHPPPLLRHADGRALRLDVPPGPVLGVDADAAYPVTELDLPLDAVLILYTDGLVEKAGTDIEHAIDHLAGRLATWSAEDPERLLELLLDHAGPAERRTDDIALLLVQRVRRAPDTREAPETPKAPAPPGDPDGAGE, from the coding sequence GTGAACGGCGCCGACCTGCCCCGGGCGGCCAGGGACCTCGACGCGGAGCTCGCCGAGACGATGCGCCGCACCGGTGCGACCGTGGGTGCCTTCTACCTGCTGCTCCCTGACCGCGACCTGCTCCAGCTGGCCGTGGTCGGCGGTGTGCCCTCCGACATCGCCGCCCCCTGGTCACGGGTCGCGCTGGCCTCCCCGGCGCCGGTGTCCGACGCCGTGCGGCAGCGGCGGATGGTGTGGGTCGGCGACCACGCGGAGATGACGCGCCGCTACCCCCGCTCGGCGCTGGCCCTGCCGTACCCGCTGGCGCTCGCGGCCGTCCCGGTCGACGGGAAACGCCTCTGGGGCGTCCTGCTGCTGATGTGGCCCGGCAGCCATCCGCCCCGCACGACCCGCCGCGAGCGCTCCAACCTCGCCTCCAGCAGCCGACGGCTCGCCCGGCTGCTCGACGAGGCAGCCGACGCGGGCCACCCCCTGGCCGCGCCGGACACCCCACGGGTCCTGGGCGCCGGGGACATCCGCCGTTCCGCCGACCCGCAGCCCGCCATGGCCGCCGCCGACTTCGCCGAGCGGCTGCCCGAGGGCGGCTGCGCCCTCGACCTCCAGGGCCGCGTCACCTACGTCACCAGCAAGGGCGCCGCCCTGCTCGGCGCGGAACCGCAGGCGCTGCTCGGCACCTTCCCGTGGCAGTCGCTGCCGTGGCTCGGCGACCCGGTGTACGAGGACCGCTACCGCGCCGCCATCATCAGCCGCCGCCCCGTGGCGTTCACCGCCTGCCGCCCGCCCGACCGCTGGCTGGACTTCCGGCTCTACCCCGACGCGAGCGGCGTCAGCGTCCGCGTCACGCCCGCCGGAGGCCGCGGCCGCGGCACGTGGCCCCCGGAACCCGACCGGCAGGGCTCCGGCGCACCCGCCCGGGTCGGCCAGCTGTACCAGCTCCTGCACCTGGCCGCCGCCCTCACCGAAACCGTCGGCGTGCAGGACGTCGTGGACCTGATCGCGGACCAGATCATGCCCGCGTTCGGAGCGCAGGGCCTCGTCCTGTCCACCGCCGAGTCCGGCAGGCTGCGCATCACCGGTTCGCGCGGCTACCCCCCGGAGGCCATCGAACGCCTCGACGGGCTGCCGCTCGACACCCGCTTCACCCCGGCCGGCCAGGCACTGACCACCGGCGTGCCGTCCTTCTTCAGCCACCCCGAGGAGATGGCGCGGATCTACCCGGAGGCGCCCCACATCAGCGGCAAGCAGGCATGGGCGTTCCTGCCCCTGATCGTCTCCGGACGCCCGGTCGGCATCTGCGTCCTCACCTACGACCGGCCCCACGCCTTCCCCGCCGAGGAACGCGCCGTCCTCACCTCACTGGCCGGCCTGATCGCCCAGGCGCTCGACCGGGCCCGGCTCTACGACGCCAAACACCAGCTCGCCCACGGCCTCCAGCAGGCGCTGCTGCCGCACCGGCTGCCGACCGCCCCGGGCCTGCGCGTCGCCGCCCGCTACCTCCCGGCCACCCGGGGCATGGACATCGGCGGCGACTTCTACGACATGGTGCGCATCGACGAGACGAGGGTCGCCGCGGTCATCGGGGACGTCCAGGGCCACAACGTCGCCGCCGCGGCGCTGATGGGCCAGGTCCGCACCGCCGTCCACACCCACGCCACGGCGGACGCGGCCCCCGACGAGGTCCTCGCCCGCACCAACCGGCTCCTGGTGGACCTCGACCCCGGCCTGTTCACCACCTGCCTGTACGCCGACCTCGACCTGGAGCACGGCCGCGCACGGCTGGTCAGCGCCGGCCACCCGCCGCCGCTGCTGCGCCACGCCGACGGCCGGGCCCTGCGCCTCGACGTGCCGCCGGGTCCGGTGCTGGGGGTCGACGCGGACGCCGCGTACCCGGTGACCGAGCTGGACCTGCCCCTCGACGCGGTGCTGATCCTGTACACGGACGGGCTGGTCGAGAAGGCCGGCACGGACATCGAGCACGCCATCGACCACCTGGCGGGACGCCTCGCCACCTGGAGCGCCGAGGACCCCGAACGGCTGCTGGAGCTCCTCCTGGACCACGCGGGGCCGGCGGAGCGGCGTACCGACGACATCGCCCTGCTGCTGGTCCAGCGCGTCCGGCGCGCACCGGACACCCGAGAAGCCCCCGAGACGCCGAAGGCCCCCGCCCCGCCGGGAGACCCGGACGGGGCGGGGGAGTAG
- a CDS encoding ABC transporter ATP-binding protein encodes MWSSAYDTDRPVLSGIDLVLEPGSVTALVGTSGSAKTTLAKLLPRFFDPTAGTVTIGGVDLRDIAQDQLYRLVSFVLQDVGLLDATVRDNIRLARPDADEETVRRAARAAAIRDRIAALPRGYDSMVGTEARFSGGEAQRMSIAQAILAHTPVVVLDEATAHADPESEALIQDALSEPGAGRTVLVVAHRLASVAGADRIVVLEQGRIAEQGTHEELLAARGRYASLWHLQERADSADTGYQTAGYQATDGRDTHGEDTEYQVTDDQDVCAGTGSAKEEGR; translated from the coding sequence GTGTGGAGTTCCGCCTACGACACGGACCGCCCCGTCCTCAGCGGCATCGACCTGGTGCTCGAACCCGGCAGCGTGACGGCCCTCGTGGGGACGTCCGGTTCCGCCAAGACGACGCTCGCGAAACTGCTGCCGCGGTTCTTCGACCCGACCGCCGGGACCGTGACGATCGGCGGCGTCGACCTGCGCGACATCGCCCAGGACCAGCTGTACCGGCTGGTGTCGTTCGTCCTCCAGGACGTAGGGCTGCTCGACGCGACCGTACGGGACAACATCCGCCTCGCCCGCCCCGACGCGGACGAGGAGACGGTGCGCCGCGCAGCCCGGGCGGCGGCCATCCGCGACCGCATCGCGGCGCTGCCCCGCGGCTACGACTCGATGGTCGGCACGGAGGCCCGCTTCTCCGGCGGCGAGGCACAGCGGATGTCCATCGCCCAGGCCATCCTCGCGCACACCCCGGTCGTCGTGCTCGACGAGGCGACCGCCCACGCCGACCCCGAATCCGAGGCGCTGATCCAGGACGCCCTGTCGGAGCCGGGCGCGGGGCGGACCGTGCTCGTCGTCGCGCACCGGCTCGCCTCCGTGGCCGGCGCCGACCGCATCGTGGTGCTCGAACAGGGCCGGATCGCCGAGCAGGGCACCCACGAGGAACTCCTCGCCGCTCGCGGCCGGTACGCGAGCCTGTGGCACCTCCAGGAGCGCGCGGACTCCGCGGACACCGGGTACCAGACTGCCGGGTACCAGGCCACCGACGGCCGGGACACCCACGGCGAGGACACCGAGTACCAGGTCACCGACGACCAGGACGTGTGCGCCGGGACCGGCTCGGCGAAGGAGGAGGGGCGATGA
- a CDS encoding STAS domain-containing protein, translated as MAEGRMADPGQSEPPERLSITSTVTDGIRVLTLAGEIDFHTGDRLQEALAVAGPTTARTVVDLDRVTFMDSSGINVFIAAHHALSASGGWLRLAAPTEHVLRTLQLVGLDTVIDCRPTLSQALAA; from the coding sequence ATGGCTGAAGGAAGAATGGCGGACCCCGGGCAGAGCGAACCGCCGGAGCGGCTCTCGATCACCTCCACCGTCACGGACGGTATCCGCGTGCTGACGCTCGCCGGGGAGATCGACTTCCACACCGGTGACCGGCTCCAGGAGGCTCTGGCGGTGGCCGGGCCCACGACGGCCCGGACCGTGGTGGACCTGGACCGGGTGACCTTCATGGACTCGAGCGGCATCAACGTCTTCATCGCCGCGCACCACGCCCTGTCCGCGTCGGGCGGCTGGCTGCGGCTGGCGGCCCCCACCGAGCACGTGCTGCGCACCCTGCAGCTGGTCGGCCTCGACACCGTGATCGACTGCCGCCCCACACTGAGCCAGGCCCTCGCCGCCTGA
- a CDS encoding ABC transporter ATP-binding protein has protein sequence MLRAFGRTAQGHTALDEALVAQHTAGRRMLRVGMPGLVGLAFIAQASFVVLLAVGTNPALGGSLETAELIALLVLAARFVEPVLLTSELGGAIRVAENALTEINELLDTETLPEPRTPRRADGAHIELDGVRFGYHGSPVLDGLTMRVPQGRMTALVGPSGAGKTTVIRLIARFFDPDAGTVRVGGVDVREMRTEDLTSVISVVFQDVHLFDGTILENVRLGRPDATDEEVYAAARTARVDQIADRLPGGWDAPVGEGGNRLSGGERRRVSIARALLKDTPIVLFDEATAALDAENEHALQQAMSALARNRTVLVIAHRLNTLRGADHIVVLDEGRVVEEGDHTDLMARNGRCAHFWRERRRAQGWRLAAPAAVR, from the coding sequence GTGCTGCGCGCGTTCGGACGTACGGCTCAGGGGCACACCGCGCTCGACGAGGCGCTCGTCGCCCAGCACACGGCCGGCCGCCGGATGCTGCGCGTCGGCATGCCCGGCCTCGTAGGGCTCGCCTTCATCGCGCAGGCGTCGTTCGTCGTGCTGCTCGCCGTGGGGACCAACCCGGCGCTCGGCGGGTCCCTGGAGACCGCCGAACTGATCGCGCTGCTGGTCCTCGCGGCCCGGTTCGTCGAGCCGGTCCTGCTCACCTCCGAACTGGGCGGTGCGATCCGCGTCGCCGAGAACGCCCTCACCGAGATCAACGAACTGCTCGACACGGAGACGCTGCCCGAGCCGAGGACGCCGCGGCGGGCGGACGGCGCCCACATCGAACTCGACGGCGTGCGCTTCGGCTACCACGGCTCGCCGGTCCTGGACGGGCTGACGATGCGCGTGCCGCAGGGCCGCATGACCGCGCTGGTCGGCCCGTCCGGCGCCGGAAAAACGACCGTGATCAGGCTGATCGCGCGGTTCTTCGACCCGGACGCGGGCACCGTGCGCGTCGGCGGTGTGGACGTCCGCGAGATGCGCACCGAGGACCTAACGTCCGTCATCTCGGTGGTCTTCCAGGACGTCCACCTCTTCGACGGGACGATCCTGGAGAACGTGCGGCTCGGCAGGCCCGACGCCACCGACGAGGAGGTGTACGCCGCCGCCCGCACGGCACGCGTGGACCAGATCGCCGACCGGCTGCCGGGCGGCTGGGACGCACCGGTCGGCGAGGGCGGCAACCGGCTCTCCGGCGGCGAGCGGCGGCGCGTCTCGATCGCGCGGGCCCTGCTCAAGGACACCCCGATCGTGCTGTTCGACGAGGCGACCGCCGCCCTGGACGCCGAGAACGAACACGCCCTCCAGCAGGCGATGTCGGCCCTGGCGCGCAACCGCACCGTCCTGGTGATCGCGCACCGGCTGAACACCCTGCGCGGGGCGGACCACATCGTGGTGCTGGACGAGGGCCGCGTCGTGGAGGAGGGCGACCACACCGACCTGATGGCCCGGAACGGCCGGTGCGCCCACTTCTGGCGCGAACGGCGCCGCGCACAGGGCTGGCGCCTGGCCGCGCCCGCCGCGGTCCGCTGA
- a CDS encoding helix-turn-helix domain-containing protein, which produces MSDDTELFTIGELARRTGLPVRTIRFWSDCGVLVPAGRSAGGYRLYDNAAAARLDLVRTLRELGLDLDAVRRVLRGQTTVRDVAEAHLRAVEAEIRTLQVRRAVLRHVARQGSTTEEMRLMHELARMTAEERQRVIDAYVRETFDGTGADGPGAPIAQAMRTLPAQLPADPTPEQEEAWVELVGLLGDEDFRRRTREMAVAGARPADEPRGPDPARVGEHAGRAVRDGVPPESARGGEILSLVLDGDVPPAERLRLADTLATFTDRRVERYWQLLGILNGRPPTPPQVPAFEWTIAALRAHA; this is translated from the coding sequence GTGAGCGACGACACGGAGCTGTTCACCATCGGTGAGCTGGCGCGCCGCACCGGCCTGCCCGTACGCACGATCCGCTTCTGGTCCGACTGCGGCGTCCTCGTGCCGGCCGGGCGGTCGGCGGGCGGCTACCGCCTGTACGACAACGCGGCCGCCGCCCGTCTCGACCTGGTGCGCACCTTGCGGGAACTGGGCCTGGACCTGGACGCCGTACGGCGCGTACTGCGCGGGCAGACCACCGTGCGGGACGTGGCCGAGGCGCACCTGCGTGCCGTGGAGGCGGAGATCCGCACGCTCCAGGTACGGCGCGCGGTGCTGCGGCACGTCGCTCGTCAGGGAAGTACGACCGAGGAGATGAGACTCATGCACGAACTGGCCCGCATGACCGCCGAGGAGCGGCAGCGCGTCATCGACGCCTACGTACGGGAGACCTTCGACGGCACCGGGGCCGACGGACCGGGCGCCCCCATCGCCCAGGCCATGCGCACGCTGCCCGCGCAACTGCCCGCCGACCCCACGCCCGAGCAGGAGGAGGCGTGGGTGGAGCTGGTCGGGCTCCTCGGCGACGAGGACTTCCGCCGGCGCACCCGCGAGATGGCGGTGGCCGGGGCGCGCCCGGCGGACGAGCCGCGGGGGCCGGACCCGGCGCGGGTCGGGGAGCACGCGGGCCGGGCCGTGCGGGACGGGGTGCCGCCGGAGTCCGCGCGGGGCGGGGAGATCCTGAGTCTCGTACTCGACGGTGACGTGCCGCCCGCCGAGCGCCTCCGCCTGGCCGACACGCTGGCGACCTTCACCGATCGCCGGGTCGAGCGGTACTGGCAGCTGCTGGGCATCCTCAACGGCCGTCCGCCCACCCCGCCGCAGGTCCCGGCGTTCGAATGGACGATCGCCGCCCTGCGCGCGCACGCCTGA
- a CDS encoding 3-keto-5-aminohexanoate cleavage protein has product MIQACLNGGRTVDEHPEVPVTPSRLAAEARAARAAGARSVHLHPRDAAGRESLDVAVVEDAVRAVRRACPGLPVGVSTGLWMCEGDAGARQAAVEAWGAMTVRPDFASVNVGEPGFEKLTEVLTGWGVGVEAGVWSEEDAARLLAGPYAASCLRVLVEMIGLPPAEALSTADRVLELLARAQARVPILLHGEDESTWPVLDRALALGLETRIGLEDTLTDPQGRRVDGNAALVRIAFSRASAVGRA; this is encoded by the coding sequence GTGATCCAAGCGTGTCTGAACGGCGGGCGAACCGTCGATGAGCACCCTGAAGTCCCCGTCACACCATCCCGGTTGGCGGCCGAGGCGAGAGCGGCACGGGCCGCCGGAGCCCGCAGTGTGCATCTGCACCCCCGCGACGCGGCGGGCCGGGAGAGCCTGGACGTCGCGGTCGTGGAGGACGCCGTACGGGCGGTCCGCCGGGCCTGCCCGGGGCTTCCGGTCGGGGTGTCCACGGGTCTGTGGATGTGCGAGGGGGACGCCGGGGCGCGGCAGGCCGCGGTCGAGGCGTGGGGCGCGATGACCGTCCGCCCCGACTTCGCCTCCGTCAACGTCGGCGAGCCGGGCTTCGAGAAGCTGACCGAGGTGCTGACGGGGTGGGGGGTCGGGGTGGAGGCGGGTGTGTGGTCGGAGGAGGACGCCGCCCGGCTGCTCGCCGGCCCCTACGCCGCGTCGTGCCTCCGCGTCCTGGTGGAGATGATCGGACTCCCGCCTGCGGAGGCCCTGTCGACCGCCGACCGGGTCCTTGAGCTGCTGGCCCGGGCGCAGGCCCGCGTACCGATCCTGCTCCACGGGGAGGACGAGAGCACCTGGCCCGTACTGGACAGGGCCCTGGCCCTGGGCCTGGAGACGCGGATCGGCCTGGAGGACACCCTCACGGACCCTCAGGGCCGCCGCGTCGACGGGAACGCCGCTCTCGTCCGCATCGCCTTCAGCCGGGCGTCGGCCGTCGGGAGAGCCTGA
- a CDS encoding ABC transporter transmembrane domain-containing protein, with product MDGRRGGGGGARAVTGAEHPGRCPRPCRGPDFQLPVRRLVDRLGRVPLGWFTDRGAGGTGKAVQHVVDTMHHLVAHSLLNLTTSVVTPLATLAYLFAVDWRMAAILMIPLVVGVGLFVRMMTTLDAQTAAYEEAQERIVSRVVEFVEGIAVVKMFGQARRAHRQYARAADDFTTFFIAWISKGYRSTAASALVLGPVTILLTVLTGGTLLVSSGALDPLDLLPFAILGLRVAAPLQALDFHGHDMEMAGASAKRVGALLAAPELSPARP from the coding sequence ATGGACGGTCGCCGCGGTGGCGGCGGGGGCGCTCGCGCTGTGACTGGTGCTGAACACCCTGGCCGGTGCCCTCGCCCATGCCGCGGACCGGACTTCCAGTTGCCGGTGCGGCGGCTGGTGGACCGGCTCGGCCGGGTGCCACTGGGCTGGTTCACCGATCGCGGCGCGGGCGGCACCGGGAAGGCAGTCCAGCACGTTGTGGACACCATGCACCACCTGGTCGCCCACTCCCTGCTGAACCTCACCACGAGCGTGGTCACCCCGCTCGCGACGCTGGCCTACCTCTTCGCGGTCGACTGGAGGATGGCGGCGATCCTGATGATCCCCCTGGTGGTCGGCGTGGGGCTGTTCGTCCGGATGATGACGACCCTCGACGCGCAGACCGCCGCCTACGAGGAGGCCCAGGAGCGCATCGTCTCCAGGGTCGTCGAGTTCGTCGAGGGCATCGCCGTGGTCAAGATGTTCGGGCAGGCCAGGCGGGCGCACCGGCAGTACGCGCGGGCCGCCGACGACTTCACGACGTTCTTCATCGCCTGGATCTCCAAGGGCTACAGGTCCACCGCCGCGTCGGCGCTGGTCCTCGGCCCGGTCACCATTCTGCTCACCGTGCTGACCGGCGGCACACTGCTGGTCTCGTCCGGCGCACTGGACCCGCTCGATCTGCTGCCGTTCGCCATCCTCGGCCTGCGCGTGGCCGCGCCCCTTCAGGCGCTGGACTTCCACGGCCACGACATGGAGATGGCCGGCGCGTCGGCCAAGCGGGTCGGCGCCCTGCTCGCCGCGCCGGAACTGTCCCCCGCACGCCCCTGA
- a CDS encoding general stress protein, giving the protein MPQQTTAAVNRPVIGSYPTYEGAQRAVDFLSDNGFPVEHTAIIGCDLRMVETVLGRMTRARAAAGGAATGAWFGLFVGLLLSLFTSGPHHVVVLVVSGVLYGAVFGAVFGFGSHAVTAGRRDFTSRSRIEAVRYDVVADAQWAHQAEHLLVQQVRRDS; this is encoded by the coding sequence ATGCCCCAGCAGACGACGGCGGCGGTCAACCGCCCGGTGATCGGTTCGTACCCCACCTACGAGGGCGCCCAGCGCGCGGTGGACTTCCTCTCCGACAACGGCTTCCCGGTGGAGCACACGGCGATCATCGGCTGTGACCTGCGGATGGTGGAGACGGTGCTCGGCCGGATGACCCGCGCGCGGGCGGCTGCCGGGGGCGCCGCGACGGGCGCCTGGTTCGGGCTGTTCGTCGGGCTGCTGCTGTCGCTGTTCACGAGCGGGCCGCACCATGTCGTGGTGCTGGTCGTCAGCGGTGTGCTGTACGGCGCGGTGTTCGGGGCCGTCTTCGGCTTCGGCAGCCACGCCGTCACCGCCGGGCGGCGGGACTTCACGTCCCGCAGCCGTATCGAGGCCGTCCGCTACGACGTCGTCGCGGACGCGCAGTGGGCGCACCAGGCCGAGCACCTGCTGGTGCAGCAGGTCCGGCGGGATTCCTGA
- a CDS encoding DUF5133 domain-containing protein: protein MLIPDPHYLRSLLARYADLRIAQCRGEQGLEQRLEDVTYTLCVATGTTRIEDALATADALLASPTGTTSDAGLAAGSAELAA from the coding sequence GTGCTGATACCCGACCCCCATTACCTGCGTTCCCTGCTCGCTCGCTACGCCGACCTGCGCATCGCCCAGTGCCGTGGCGAGCAGGGGCTGGAACAGCGCCTGGAGGACGTGACGTACACCCTGTGCGTCGCCACCGGGACCACCCGCATCGAGGACGCGCTGGCGACGGCCGACGCGCTCCTCGCCTCGCCGACCGGTACGACCTCCGATGCCGGGCTCGCGGCCGGCAGCGCCGAACTCGCGGCCTGA
- a CDS encoding DUF4253 domain-containing protein — protein sequence MSFALPADLPPGRFVSREAVSVWVSDDFPRDVEGLWRRLLGETGESGLVPLLCRPDVLGTALGPDRVDAVRLEETLAADFAEYRRKRLPFWTDPTPVPVPEGVEPWPHDPGPSFTRWPGLAPGMPALPGGPTPEEAAFRVLTSLVDAGLPDPDACRLVLVPARRTSDALALLGWSSEAPQALLCALLRSWEDRFGARLVAVVGSELHVSVARPPVTAEHTALLALEHVLSTADNIVDDPPTPFPEYAAGLVGRTGGRSGGTEARASPSRPADGDRPRAEKAPPHARPHPGARQALPTADARLKAMRTRAAFPSTRRP from the coding sequence ATGTCCTTCGCCCTGCCCGCCGACCTGCCTCCCGGACGCTTCGTCTCCCGCGAGGCCGTATCTGTGTGGGTATCCGACGACTTCCCGCGAGACGTCGAGGGGTTGTGGCGCCGCCTGCTCGGGGAGACGGGGGAGTCCGGCCTGGTGCCGCTCCTGTGCCGGCCCGATGTCCTGGGCACAGCGCTCGGCCCGGACCGCGTCGATGCCGTCCGCCTCGAGGAGACGCTCGCCGCGGACTTCGCCGAGTACCGCCGCAAACGGCTGCCGTTCTGGACGGACCCGACGCCCGTACCGGTACCCGAAGGGGTCGAGCCGTGGCCGCACGACCCCGGCCCGTCCTTCACCCGGTGGCCGGGTCTGGCGCCGGGGATGCCCGCCCTGCCCGGAGGCCCGACGCCCGAGGAGGCCGCGTTCAGGGTGCTGACGAGCCTCGTCGATGCGGGGCTGCCCGATCCGGACGCGTGCCGGCTCGTTCTCGTCCCGGCACGGCGCACCAGCGACGCCCTGGCGCTGCTCGGCTGGTCCTCCGAGGCGCCGCAGGCGTTGTTGTGCGCGCTCCTGAGGAGCTGGGAGGACCGCTTCGGCGCCCGCCTGGTGGCGGTGGTCGGCAGCGAGCTGCACGTCTCGGTCGCGCGGCCTCCCGTGACGGCGGAGCACACGGCCCTGCTCGCATTGGAGCACGTGCTCTCGACCGCCGACAACATCGTCGACGACCCGCCCACGCCGTTCCCCGAGTACGCCGCCGGTCTGGTGGGCCGGACCGGTGGTCGTTCTGGTGGGACTGAGGCACGCGCGTCCCCGTCCCGCCCGGCCGACGGCGACCGGCCCCGCGCGGAGAAAGCCCCGCCTCATGCTCGGCCGCACCCTGGAGCGCGTCAGGCTCTCCCGACGGCCGACGCCCGGCTGAAGGCGATGCGGACGAGAGCGGCGTTCCCGTCGACGCGGCGGCCCTGA